The following are from one region of the Oncorhynchus masou masou isolate Uvic2021 chromosome 24, UVic_Omas_1.1, whole genome shotgun sequence genome:
- the LOC135511901 gene encoding rho-related GTP-binding protein RhoU-like, protein MAMPPQGDGDYKPVAVSATVPPVPPRRVRSRESFSGSKCRPGGGERKVKCVLVGDGAVGKTSLIVSYTTNGYPTKYVPTAFDNFSAVVAVDGKPVKLQLCDTAGQDEFDKLRPLCYTNADVFLLCFSVVSPSSFQNVTEKWVPEIRRHCPQAPVVLVGTQSDLREDVNVLIELAKYKERPVEPQEAQQCAEDMRAVSYMECSSLTQKNLKEVFDAAIVASIQHSDSQQQQHRLKKRTPDKMKKLSKSWWKKYCCVV, encoded by the exons ATGGCGATGCCACCCCAGGGCGACGGAGATTATAAACCTGTAGCGGTGTCGGCGACGGTCCCACCGGTTCCTCCTCGGAGGGTTCGGAGCAGAGAGTCGTTTTCGGGCTCCAAGTGTCGGCCCGGTGGCGGAGAGCGCAAAGTGAAGTGTGTGCTTGTCGGTGACGGTGCAGTTGGGAAGACGAGCTTGATTGTCAGCTACACCACAAATGGATATCCAACTAAATATGTCCCAACTGCCTTTGATAATTTTTCAG CTGTCGTGGCAGTTGATGGCAAGCCAGTGAAACTGCAGCTTTGTGACACAGCTGGGCAG GATGAGTTTGACAAGCTGCGTCCGCTCTGCTACACCAACGCAGACGTCTTCCTGCTGTGCTTCAGTGTCGTCAGCCCCTCCTCCTTCCAGAACGTAACAGAGAAATGGGTGCCGGAGATTCGCCGGCACTGCCCGCAGGCGCCGGTGGTTCTGGTGGGCACCCAGTCAGACCTGCGGGAGGATGTTAATGTTCTGATTGAGCTGGCCAAGTACAAAGAGAGGCCAGTGGAGCCCCAAGAGGCCCAGCAGTGTGCCGAGGACATGAGGGCCGTGTCATACATGGAGTGCTCCTCACTCACCCAGAAGAACCTCAAAGAGGTGTTTGACGCAGCCATCGTGGCCAGCATCCAGCACTCTGacagtcagcagcagcagcatcgaCTGAAAAAACGGACTCCAGACAAGATGAAGAAGCTTTCTAAATCATGGTGGAAGAAGTACTGTTGCGTGGTTTAg
- the pdcd2 gene encoding programmed cell death protein 2 — protein sequence MAETGVALGFLEEAENWQLQSHQFPSKVGGKPAWLSQLDIPGLPELECGKCHLPTAFLMQVYAPITGQDRSFHRTLFVFCCKTPDCYSRNDSRCLKVFRSQLPRRNDFYPYNPPSDEDPNWTERDPCLHSSGVKLCKLCGCPGQKVCSKCHAVSYCSKEHQTIDWKHCHKKECCKQVPSSAVPSPFLFPELELVTEPEEHQKEESSEMVGDAQNNVECSSLVDDLAETELENMAMHETEDGKVFQKFKRRIASEPHQVLRYFRDGSPLWVSSEHVPVEKGIPHCSCGSRRIFEFQVMPQLLNDLKVDSTDASIDWGTLAVYTCADSCDQGNKYSSEFIWKQDFTEQK from the exons ATGGCAGAAACAGGGGTTGCTCTTGGCTTTTTGGAAGAGGCCGAAAACTGGCAACTACAGAGTCATCAGTTCCCCAGCAAAGTTGGAGGCAAACCTGCATGGTTGAGTCAGTTGGACATCCCAGGTCTTCCTGAGTTAGAATGTGGAAAATGCCATCTTCCTACCGCATTTCTCATGCAAGTTTACGCTCCAATAACTGGACAGGATAGAAGTTTTCACCGAACTCTTTTTGTATTCTGCTGCAAGACACCAGACTGCTATTCACGAAACGACAGCCGTTGTCTGAAAG TATTTCGTAGCCAGTTGCCAAGGAGAAATGACTTTTATCCCTACAATCCTCCATCTGATGAAGACCCCAATTGGACTGAGCGTGACCCCTGCCTCCACAGTTCAGGGGTTAAACTATGCAAGCTCTGTGGCTGTCCTGGTCAAAAAGTTTGCTCTAAATGCCATGCAGTGTCCTACTGCAGCAAAGAACACCAGACCATAGACTGGAAACACTGTCACAAGAAAGAGTGTTGCAAACAAG TGCCGTCAAGTGCAGTGCCTTCCCCATTCCTGTTCCCCGAGTTGGAACTGGTCACAGAGCCTGAGGAACATCAGAAAGAAGAGTCTAGTGAAATGGTGGGGGATGCACAGAATAATGTGGAATGCTCCTCCTTAGTTGATG ATTTGGCTGAGACAGAACTTGAAAACATGGCCATGCATGAAACCGAAGATGGCAAAGTGTTCCAGAAGTTTAAACGGAGGATTGCATCAGAGCCACATCAG GTTTTGCGATATTTCAGAGATGGCTCTCCTCTTTGGGTTTCGTCTGAACATGTTCCTGTGGAGAAGGGCATCCCGCATTGTTCATGTGGTTCCAGGCGTATCTTTGAATTTCAG GTCATGCCCCAGCTACTGAATGATCTGAAAGTGGACAGCACTGATGCCAGTATAGACTGGGGAACCTTGGCTGTCTACACATGTGCTGACAGCTGCGACCAAGGCAACAAGTACTCTTCTGAATTCATCTGGAAACAAGATTTCACAGAACAGAAATAA
- the tbp gene encoding TATA-box-binding protein isoform X1 yields the protein MEQNNSLPPFQGLASPQGAMTPGMPIFSPMMPYGSGLTPQPVTNTNSLSLLEEQHRQQQQQQASTQQGGVSGGSGQTPQLYHSQTVTTTTLPGNTPLYTTTPLTPMTPITPATPASESSGIVPQLQNIVSTVNLGCKLDLKTIALRARNAEYNPKRFAAVIMRIREPRTTALIFSSGKMVCTGAKSEEQSRLAARKYARVVQKLGFPAKFLDFKIQNMVGSCDVKFPIRLEGLVLTHQQFSSYEPELFPGLIYRMIKPRIVLLIFVSGKVVLTGAKVRGEIYEAFENIYPILKGFRKTT from the exons ATGGAGCAGAACAACAGTTTGCCTCCTTTCCAGGGTCTTGCCTCCCCTCAG GGGGCAATGACACCTGGAATGCCCATCTTCAGCCCCATGATGCCCTATGGCAGTGGTCTGACTCCCCAACCCGTGACGAACACCAACAGCCTGTCTCTCCTGGAGGAGCAGCAtcggcaacaacagcagcagcaggcttCGACTCAGCAGGGTGGGGTGTCAGGGGGCTCGGGACAGACACCACAGCTTTATCACTCCCAAAcggtcaccaccaccacactgccaggAAACACCCCTCTCTACACCACTACACCGCTAACCCCCATGACACCCATCACACCTgccacacctgcctctgagagcTCTGGGATTGTCCCACAACTACA GAATATCGTATCCACTGTGAACTTGGGCTGTAAACTTGACTTAAAAACAATAGCACTCCGAGCTAGAAATGCTGAGTACAATCCAAAG CGATTTGCTGCTGTTATCATGAGAATACGAGAGCCAAGAACAACTGCACTTATCTTCAGCTCTGGGAAAATGGTGTGCACAGGAGCTAAAAG tGAAGAGCAGTCCCGCCTGGCGGCCAGGAAATATGCCAGAGTCGTGCAGAAGTTGGGCTTCCCAGCCAAATTCCTTGATTTCAAGATACAGAACATGGTGGGCAGCTGTGATGTCAAATTCCCCATTCGGTTAGAGGGACTTGTACTAACTCACCAGCAGTTCAGCAG TTATGAACCGGAGTTGTTCCCTGGGCTAATCTATAGAATGATCAAACCCAGAATTGTCCTGTTGATATTCGTTTCAGGCAAAGTTGTTTTAACAG GTGCGAAGGTGAGAGGAGAAATTTATGAAGCATTTGAAAACATCTACCCGATCTTGAAAGGATTCAGGAAGACGACGTAA
- the tbp gene encoding TATA-box-binding protein isoform X2: MEQNNSLPPFQGLASPQGAMTPGMPIFSPMMPYGSGLTPQPVTNTNSLSLLEEQHRQQQQQQASTQQGGVSGGSGQTPQLYHSQTVTTTTLPGNTPLYTTTPLTPMTPITPATPASESSGIVPQLQNIVSTVNLGCKLDLKTIALRARNAEYNPKRFAAVIMRIREPRTTALIFSSGKMVCTGAKSEEQSRLAARKYARVVQKLGFPAKFLDFKIQNMVGSCDVKFPIRLEGLVLTHQQFSSYEPELFPGLIYRMIKPRIVLLIFVSGKVVLTGPTTKQAAL; the protein is encoded by the exons ATGGAGCAGAACAACAGTTTGCCTCCTTTCCAGGGTCTTGCCTCCCCTCAG GGGGCAATGACACCTGGAATGCCCATCTTCAGCCCCATGATGCCCTATGGCAGTGGTCTGACTCCCCAACCCGTGACGAACACCAACAGCCTGTCTCTCCTGGAGGAGCAGCAtcggcaacaacagcagcagcaggcttCGACTCAGCAGGGTGGGGTGTCAGGGGGCTCGGGACAGACACCACAGCTTTATCACTCCCAAAcggtcaccaccaccacactgccaggAAACACCCCTCTCTACACCACTACACCGCTAACCCCCATGACACCCATCACACCTgccacacctgcctctgagagcTCTGGGATTGTCCCACAACTACA GAATATCGTATCCACTGTGAACTTGGGCTGTAAACTTGACTTAAAAACAATAGCACTCCGAGCTAGAAATGCTGAGTACAATCCAAAG CGATTTGCTGCTGTTATCATGAGAATACGAGAGCCAAGAACAACTGCACTTATCTTCAGCTCTGGGAAAATGGTGTGCACAGGAGCTAAAAG tGAAGAGCAGTCCCGCCTGGCGGCCAGGAAATATGCCAGAGTCGTGCAGAAGTTGGGCTTCCCAGCCAAATTCCTTGATTTCAAGATACAGAACATGGTGGGCAGCTGTGATGTCAAATTCCCCATTCGGTTAGAGGGACTTGTACTAACTCACCAGCAGTTCAGCAG TTATGAACCGGAGTTGTTCCCTGGGCTAATCTATAGAATGATCAAACCCAGAATTGTCCTGTTGATATTCGTTTCAGGCAAAGTTGTTTTAACAG gccccactaccaagcaagcggcactatga
- the LOC135511904 gene encoding proteasome subunit beta type-1-like — translation MFTQVYGDNGKMKDYHYTGPVEHRFSPYSFNGGTVLAVAGEDFAIVASDTRLSEGYSIHSRDSPKCYKLTNTTVIGCSGFHGDCLTLTKIIDARLKMYKHSNNKSMTSGAIAAMLSTILYGRRFFPYYVYNIIGGLDEEGKGAVYSFDPVGSYQRDTYKAGGSASAMLQPLLDNQIGFKNMEGVQHLPLNQEKAVQLVKDVFISAAERDVYTGDALRICIVTKEGIKEETVPLRKD, via the exons ATGTTTACACAAGTTTATGGAGATAATGGGAAAATGAAGGACTATCACTATACTGGACCAGTAGAGCACCGATTCTCTCCATATTCCTTCAACGGAGG GACTGTGCTTGCGGTTGCAGGTGAAGACTTCGCCATTGTGGCCTCAGACACCCGTTTGAGTGAAGGCTATTCAATCCACAGTCGTGACTCTCCAAAATGTTACAAGTT AACAAATACGACTGTCATAGGCTGCAGTGGATTCCATGGGGATTGCTTGACTCTGACCAAAATCATTGATGCAAGATTAAAG ATGTACAAGCATTCAAACAACAAGAGCATGACAAGTGGAGCCATCGCAGCCATGCTGTCAACAATCCTGTACGGTAGAAGATTCTTCCCCTACTACGTTTACAACATCATCGGTGGCTTGGATGAGGAGG GTAAAGGAGCTGTTTACAGTTTTGACCCTGTGGGATCCTAtcagagagacacatacaaagctggTGGCTCAGCGAGTGCCATGCTGCAACCTCTGCTTGACAATCAG ATTGGATTCAAGAATATGGAGGGTGTGCAGCACCTGCCCCTGAACCAGGAGAAGGCTGTGCAGCTGGTCAAAGATGTCTTCATCTCCGCTGCTGAGAGAGACGTGTACACCGGAGATGCCCTCAGGATCTGCATCGTCACCAAGGAGGGCATCAAAGAAGAAACAGTCCCACTCAGGAAGGACTGA